In Herpetosiphon gulosus, one genomic interval encodes:
- a CDS encoding aminoglycoside phosphotransferase family protein — MHPNEQAIDHALVQNLLASQFPEWAGLPLQKVDSAGTDNAIYRLGPDLAVRLPRIDWAVDQIASDFRWLPWLQAQLPLQIPQPIAQGQPTANYPWPWGIYAWLAGENAINAKPKHPDLVLSQFLHALQRIDSSTGPAPASATSRGVPLIQRDTATRAAIGEAQALLDAERVLAVWEHALEIEPWPHAPVWIHGDLHAGNLLVVDGKINAVIDFGALAVGDPACDLLPAWNMFDRQTRLHFRQALAVDPATWIRGRGWTLSVAVIALPYYHQSNPVLAQMARYSIQQVLVDWEQEQR, encoded by the coding sequence ATGCACCCAAATGAACAAGCAATTGATCACGCTTTAGTCCAAAACTTATTGGCAAGCCAATTTCCCGAATGGGCTGGATTGCCGTTGCAAAAGGTAGATTCAGCAGGAACCGATAATGCAATCTATCGGCTTGGGCCAGATTTGGCAGTGCGGCTACCACGCATCGATTGGGCCGTCGATCAAATTGCCAGCGATTTTCGTTGGTTGCCATGGTTACAAGCGCAATTGCCACTGCAAATTCCTCAGCCAATCGCTCAAGGCCAACCAACAGCCAATTACCCGTGGCCATGGGGCATTTATGCTTGGCTGGCTGGCGAGAATGCAATCAATGCAAAACCAAAACATCCAGATCTGGTGTTGAGTCAATTTTTGCATGCGCTCCAACGCATCGATTCGAGCACTGGCCCAGCCCCAGCCTCGGCAACTTCAAGGGGTGTACCATTAATTCAGCGCGATACAGCGACAAGGGCAGCGATTGGCGAAGCGCAGGCCTTGCTTGATGCTGAACGAGTGCTAGCAGTGTGGGAACATGCCTTGGAGATTGAGCCATGGCCACATGCACCAGTTTGGATTCATGGCGATTTGCATGCTGGAAATTTGTTGGTTGTTGACGGCAAGATCAATGCAGTGATCGATTTTGGGGCGCTGGCGGTGGGCGACCCTGCTTGCGATTTACTGCCAGCCTGGAATATGTTTGATCGCCAAACGCGGCTTCATTTTCGTCAAGCCCTGGCGGTTGATCCCGCCACATGGATACGCGGACGGGGTTGGACTTTGTCGGTTGCTGTGATTGCTTTGCCTTATTATCACCAAAGTAACCCAGTGTTAGCGCAGATGGCCCGCTATAGCATCCAGCAAGTGTTAGTTGATTGGGAACAGGAGCAGCGATGA
- a CDS encoding VirB3 family type IV secretion system protein → MNSRHPLQVAATKPLPLIVLAVGVVMALTIYPWLIVVAIIAYGLMVWMLANDPNILVQKQEAPKLAKITSLTFQSHLEAIDRTRREIVRSTNVTAGPLQRLLQPIADQANELFQQAHGLADKGQLIEQYLQTSQPHGLQPQIDSLDQRIAMTKDSYTVDQLKETRAALIDRQQNAQALATYYDRITAQLQNIAANLDNVLAETVRLRASEAASATQTSQEVAERLSNLNADMDAFQHVLEGAMSQSGVA, encoded by the coding sequence ATGAACTCACGCCACCCTTTACAAGTTGCCGCTACCAAACCACTGCCCTTGATTGTTTTGGCAGTCGGGGTGGTCATGGCGCTAACGATTTATCCATGGTTGATTGTGGTTGCGATTATCGCCTATGGTCTGATGGTCTGGATGTTGGCGAATGATCCGAATATTTTAGTGCAAAAGCAAGAAGCGCCAAAGTTGGCCAAAATTACTAGCCTTACCTTTCAATCACACCTTGAGGCGATCGATCGTACCCGCCGTGAGATTGTGCGCTCAACCAATGTGACTGCTGGCCCGTTGCAACGCCTGCTTCAGCCAATTGCTGATCAAGCCAATGAATTATTTCAGCAAGCTCATGGTTTAGCCGATAAAGGCCAATTGATCGAGCAATATTTGCAAACCTCGCAGCCGCATGGCTTGCAACCCCAAATCGATAGCCTTGATCAACGTATCGCCATGACCAAAGATAGCTATACGGTTGATCAATTGAAAGAAACGCGGGCGGCCCTAATTGATCGTCAGCAAAATGCCCAAGCCTTGGCAACCTACTATGATCGGATTACGGCCCAATTGCAAAATATTGCGGCCAACCTTGATAATGTCTTGGCTGAAACCGTGCGTTTACGAGCTTCCGAAGCTGCCAGCGCTACCCAAACCTCGCAAGAAGTTGCCGAACGACTGAGCAATTTGAACGCCGATATGGATGCGTTTCAGCATGTTTTAGAAGGTGCTATGTCGCAAAGTGGCGTAGCCTAG
- a CDS encoding SDR family oxidoreductase, with product MQRIGLITGASRGLGLALAQQLALDGWHVIITGRGATALEQARAALATRTKVQAIAGDIADPAHRQALAVAAQAWGGINLLVNNASILGPSPQPNLLAYPLEVLAQVYAINVFAPLAAIQALATSFKPSIRIINISSDAAVQAYEGWGGYGSSKAALDQLTAILAAEQPTWRVYALDPGDMNTQMHQEAFPGEDISDRPPPEASVPAILRLINDDLPSGRYRK from the coding sequence ATGCAACGCATTGGATTAATAACCGGAGCTTCGCGTGGTTTAGGTCTAGCCTTGGCCCAACAATTAGCCTTGGATGGCTGGCACGTAATTATTACTGGTCGTGGAGCAACCGCGCTTGAGCAGGCCCGCGCAGCCTTGGCAACTCGCACAAAAGTTCAAGCAATTGCTGGCGATATTGCCGACCCAGCCCATCGCCAAGCGTTAGCAGTTGCAGCCCAAGCATGGGGTGGCATCAATCTTTTGGTAAATAATGCCAGCATTTTGGGGCCAAGCCCCCAGCCAAATCTGCTGGCTTACCCACTTGAGGTTCTAGCCCAAGTTTATGCAATTAACGTATTTGCCCCATTGGCAGCAATTCAAGCCTTGGCAACCAGTTTCAAGCCCAGCATTCGCATTATCAACATCAGCAGCGATGCGGCAGTGCAAGCCTACGAGGGTTGGGGTGGCTATGGCTCAAGCAAAGCTGCGCTCGATCAATTGACCGCAATTTTAGCTGCCGAGCAACCAACATGGCGAGTGTATGCGCTTGATCCTGGCGATATGAATACCCAAATGCACCAAGAGGCTTTTCCTGGCGAGGATATTAGCGATCGGCCACCACCAGAAGCCAGTGTGCCAGCCATTCTGCGCTTGATTAACGACGATCTGCCAAGTGGGCGTTATCGGAAGTAA
- a CDS encoding nuclear transport factor 2 family protein: protein MNNDDFRGWCSSLATVWNQHNLVALPKLFSPAIRYQEHPFEPDLHGLAAVIGYWRTTLAQHDQVECVITPVVFANGRGVAEWRTSLYHNNQQQTQTLAGIFIVNFDAYGQATELREWWLAQAVEEQHLCNALD, encoded by the coding sequence ATGAACAACGACGATTTTCGAGGCTGGTGTAGCAGTCTAGCCACAGTTTGGAACCAACATAATCTTGTAGCTTTACCCAAATTATTTAGCCCAGCAATTCGTTATCAAGAGCATCCCTTTGAGCCGGACTTGCATGGTTTGGCGGCGGTGATTGGCTATTGGCGCACAACCTTGGCCCAGCATGATCAAGTCGAATGTGTGATCACGCCTGTCGTCTTTGCAAATGGGCGCGGGGTTGCCGAATGGCGTACCAGTTTATATCACAACAATCAACAGCAAACCCAAACTCTAGCCGGAATCTTTATTGTAAATTTTGATGCCTACGGCCAAGCTACCGAACTTCGTGAATGGTGGTTGGCACAGGCAGTTGAGGAGCAACATTTATGCAACGCATTGGATTAA
- a CDS encoding substrate-binding domain-containing protein produces the protein MRKAWVVAAGFFLICVLVVVAVSQGWLASSAPLAILPTRVPGTPDPSQAIKLQVVYSSEKEAWLKQSVNTWLATNPTVDGKPIQVELISRGSQEIVIQLQDGRLRPTAISPASTLQITQINAMQIDGKTNLATDAQPLLISPLVLAAYEGSPAANLLKSQDPQLWQALHDGVLLPQRNQKILFAQTSPTTSNSGFQAWILMAYAYHNKASGLTAGDINDPKFVEWLQGYAKNVELFAESTGSMMLKMVQVGPSSYGAAVVYESIALEYLPKAQGRFGKLILVYPPQNLYSDHPLAILDASWSSDDQREAAGLLREFLLAKPQQTTAVQQGFRPVDPDITIDAADSPFVKYQSSGVQMSIPNLAAEPDAATIKAVLDLWNSLATSVKR, from the coding sequence ATGCGTAAGGCATGGGTGGTTGCAGCAGGCTTTTTTCTGATTTGTGTGTTAGTCGTGGTTGCGGTGAGCCAAGGTTGGTTGGCTTCATCAGCGCCCTTGGCAATTTTGCCCACCCGGGTTCCTGGCACGCCCGACCCAAGCCAGGCAATAAAACTGCAAGTGGTCTATAGCAGTGAAAAAGAGGCTTGGCTCAAGCAATCGGTCAATACTTGGCTGGCAACCAATCCGACTGTCGATGGCAAGCCGATTCAGGTTGAGTTAATTTCGCGTGGCTCGCAAGAGATTGTGATCCAGTTGCAAGATGGACGTTTGCGACCAACCGCGATCAGCCCAGCCAGTACCTTACAAATTACCCAAATTAATGCGATGCAAATTGATGGTAAAACCAATTTGGCTACTGATGCCCAACCGTTGTTGATTTCGCCGTTGGTACTGGCTGCCTACGAAGGTTCGCCTGCCGCTAACTTGTTGAAATCGCAAGATCCGCAGCTTTGGCAAGCACTGCATGATGGGGTTTTGTTGCCACAGCGCAATCAAAAAATTCTATTTGCCCAAACTAGCCCCACTACTTCGAATAGCGGTTTTCAAGCTTGGATTTTGATGGCCTATGCTTATCATAATAAGGCTAGTGGCTTGACCGCTGGAGATATTAATGATCCTAAATTTGTGGAATGGCTCCAAGGCTATGCCAAAAATGTTGAATTGTTTGCCGAGAGCACTGGTTCGATGATGCTCAAAATGGTGCAGGTTGGGCCAAGTAGTTATGGCGCAGCCGTCGTGTATGAAAGTATCGCGCTCGAATATTTGCCTAAAGCTCAAGGCCGTTTTGGTAAATTAATCTTGGTGTATCCACCGCAAAATCTCTATAGCGACCACCCTTTGGCAATTTTGGATGCTTCGTGGAGCAGCGACGATCAACGTGAAGCTGCTGGGTTATTGCGCGAATTTCTGCTTGCCAAGCCGCAACAAACCACGGCTGTCCAACAAGGCTTTCGTCCAGTCGATCCTGATATTACAATCGATGCCGCCGATTCGCCCTTTGTGAAATATCAAAGTTCCGGAGTGCAAATGAGCATTCCAAATTTGGCGGCTGAGCCAGATGCTGCCACAATCAAGGCAGTACTGGATTTGTGGAACTCGCTAGCAACCAGTGTTAAACGCTAA
- a CDS encoding S-adenosylmethionine:tRNA ribosyltransferase-isomerase, with protein MLATIDFELPAMLEAGEPPEARGLERDQVRLMVSHSRSNQIEHYRFDQLPTILQAGDVLAINTSGTLNAAIPATDAAGERLIVHLSTQLLAELWLIEVRQPYATSSQPYRATLAGSSLDLKSGGQIDIHRGYANNDETISRLWIASLRLPQPLPHYLAEHAKPIHYQYVANDWPNSYYQTVYATELGSAEMPSAGRAFSERLLTRLVAQGIQIAPLLLHTGVASLEDHEPPYAEWYSLPATSADLINRARADRRRVIAVGTTSVRAIESTVDQRGLVHPQTGWTELVITPERGLHAVDGILTGLHEPKATHLAMLAALAGYHHLELCYREALDQHYLWHEFGDLHLILP; from the coding sequence ATGCTTGCAACGATAGATTTTGAATTACCCGCCATGCTTGAGGCAGGCGAGCCACCCGAAGCCCGTGGCCTTGAGCGCGATCAAGTGCGCTTGATGGTTTCGCACAGTCGCTCGAATCAGATTGAGCATTATCGCTTTGATCAACTGCCAACGATTTTACAAGCAGGCGATGTGCTGGCAATTAATACCAGTGGCACGTTGAATGCCGCAATTCCGGCGACAGATGCTGCTGGCGAACGCTTAATTGTGCATCTTTCAACCCAGTTGTTAGCCGAGCTATGGCTGATCGAAGTTCGCCAGCCCTATGCCACAAGCAGTCAGCCTTATCGTGCGACGCTTGCTGGGAGCAGCCTGGATTTAAAGTCTGGTGGGCAGATTGATATTCATCGCGGTTATGCCAATAATGACGAAACTATTAGTCGCTTGTGGATTGCTAGTTTGCGCTTGCCCCAGCCATTACCGCACTATCTTGCCGAGCATGCCAAGCCAATTCATTATCAATATGTGGCGAATGATTGGCCTAACAGCTATTATCAAACGGTGTATGCAACCGAGCTTGGTAGCGCCGAAATGCCCTCGGCTGGGCGAGCATTCTCCGAGCGTTTGTTAACGCGTTTAGTAGCGCAAGGTATTCAAATTGCGCCATTGCTGTTGCATACGGGCGTTGCCAGCCTCGAAGATCACGAACCGCCCTATGCCGAGTGGTATAGTTTGCCAGCAACCAGCGCCGATCTGATTAATCGGGCGCGGGCAGATCGTCGTCGCGTGATCGCCGTCGGCACAACCAGCGTGCGAGCGATTGAAAGCACCGTTGATCAACGTGGATTGGTGCATCCTCAAACGGGCTGGACAGAGTTGGTGATTACGCCCGAACGCGGGTTGCATGCGGTTGATGGTATTTTAACTGGGTTGCATGAACCTAAAGCGACTCACTTGGCGATGCTCGCAGCCTTAGCGGGCTATCATCATCTGGAGCTATGCTATCGCGAAGCATTAGACCAGCACTATCTCTGGCATGAATTTGGCGATTTACACTTGATTTTGCCCTAA
- a CDS encoding extracellular solute-binding protein, translated as MRFRFALRLLLLFTLLSACGQAANLTQPSQSGQANSDDLVLRLLYGSEKQLWIDAVVSDFNASSAKTASGQRIQVETVPVGSLETINGLLDGSQQADLWSPASSLSLPLANQRWQAAKGQALFSDQTPASLVLSPVVIGMWKPMAQALGYPDQQIGWADLADLATSGKTWADFGHPEWGAFQFGHTHPEFSNSGLATIVAMAYAANQKTSDLTVADLDKPETASLINAVEQSVIHYGSSTGFFAKTMYEHGPSYLSAAILYENLIIESYDQALYPNLELPMVAIYPKEGSFWSDHPLVVLETERMNTDKRAAAQVLQDFLLAQPQQAKAMQYGFRPANVDISLAAPIDTAHGVDPSQLQVALPTPSAEVLQAITQLWQQHKKQVDVALIIDTSGSMRQENRLREAKTALGDFIDIFADQDNVQVTVFSTNATELSDLSPIGPKRADLHTRIDGLVADGETRLYSTIGEVYADIQQHTEEQRIRALVVLTDGEDTASSLSLEQLNEQIRQDEAGTSIKIFTIAYGSDANQEVLQRIAEITGAKSYTGDPATIRQVYHEIATFF; from the coding sequence ATGCGTTTTCGATTTGCACTACGCTTATTGTTGCTCTTCACACTTTTGAGCGCTTGTGGTCAGGCCGCTAACCTAACTCAACCAAGCCAATCAGGCCAAGCTAACAGTGACGATCTGGTGTTGCGCTTGCTCTATGGCAGCGAAAAGCAACTCTGGATTGATGCGGTGGTGAGCGATTTTAATGCTAGCTCAGCTAAAACCGCCAGTGGCCAACGGATTCAGGTTGAGACAGTGCCCGTTGGCTCGCTCGAAACAATCAACGGCTTGCTTGATGGTTCGCAACAGGCCGATTTATGGAGTCCAGCCAGCAGTTTATCCTTACCGTTAGCTAATCAACGTTGGCAGGCGGCCAAGGGTCAAGCATTATTTAGCGATCAAACTCCAGCCTCGTTGGTGCTTAGCCCGGTTGTGATTGGCATGTGGAAACCAATGGCTCAAGCCTTGGGCTACCCCGATCAGCAAATTGGCTGGGCTGATTTGGCCGATTTGGCGACTAGTGGCAAAACTTGGGCCGATTTTGGCCATCCTGAGTGGGGCGCATTTCAGTTTGGTCACACTCACCCTGAGTTCTCCAATAGTGGGCTGGCCACGATTGTGGCGATGGCCTACGCTGCCAATCAAAAAACCAGCGATCTGACCGTCGCTGATTTGGATAAGCCCGAAACCGCTAGTTTGATCAACGCTGTCGAACAATCAGTCATTCACTATGGCTCAAGCACGGGCTTTTTTGCCAAAACCATGTATGAGCATGGCCCTTCATATCTATCGGCGGCAATTTTGTATGAAAATCTAATCATCGAGTCCTATGATCAAGCGTTGTATCCCAACCTTGAGTTGCCGATGGTAGCGATTTACCCCAAGGAAGGCTCATTTTGGAGTGATCATCCTTTGGTGGTGCTTGAAACCGAGCGCATGAATACCGACAAACGGGCTGCGGCGCAAGTATTGCAAGATTTTTTGCTGGCTCAGCCCCAACAAGCCAAGGCTATGCAGTATGGTTTTCGGCCTGCCAATGTTGATATTAGTTTGGCTGCGCCGATTGATACGGCGCATGGCGTTGACCCAAGCCAATTGCAAGTTGCCTTGCCAACGCCTTCGGCAGAAGTTTTGCAGGCTATCACCCAATTGTGGCAGCAGCACAAAAAACAAGTTGATGTAGCCTTGATTATTGATACTTCTGGCTCAATGCGCCAAGAAAACCGTTTGCGCGAAGCTAAAACTGCGCTTGGTGATTTTATCGATATCTTCGCTGATCAAGATAATGTTCAAGTAACGGTTTTTAGCACCAATGCAACTGAGCTTTCTGATCTCTCGCCGATTGGTCCCAAACGTGCCGATTTGCACACCCGCATTGATGGCTTGGTGGCCGATGGCGAAACTCGCTTGTATAGCACCATTGGCGAAGTCTATGCCGATATTCAGCAACACACCGAAGAGCAGCGCATTCGAGCTTTGGTGGTGTTGACTGACGGTGAAGATACTGCTAGCTCATTGAGTTTAGAGCAATTGAATGAGCAAATTCGCCAAGATGAAGCTGGCACATCGATTAAAATTTTCACAATTGCCTATGGCTCTGATGCTAATCAAGAGGTTTTGCAACGAATTGCCGAAATCACTGGAGCCAAATCATATACTGGCGATCCGGCGACAATTCGTCAGGTTTATCATGAAATTGCTACATTTTTCTAG
- a CDS encoding DUF1330 domain-containing protein, producing MTFYLIQLIYINQDQAAVFEQFEAQVLPLLAQHNGRLLLRIRPTDTTIIEQTIEPPYEIHLLEFTSQADFERYLTDPQRQAALPLKDQAIHSTFVIQGQTL from the coding sequence ATGACGTTCTATTTAATTCAACTCATCTATATCAATCAAGATCAAGCAGCAGTATTTGAGCAATTCGAGGCGCAGGTTTTACCATTGTTAGCGCAGCATAATGGGCGCTTGCTGTTGCGTATTCGTCCAACTGATACAACGATCATCGAGCAAACGATTGAACCACCCTACGAAATTCATCTGCTTGAATTTACTTCGCAGGCCGATTTTGAGCGCTACCTTACAGATCCTCAGCGCCAAGCAGCTTTACCCTTGAAAGATCAAGCAATTCATTCGACATTTGTAATCCAAGGGCAAACGCTTTAA